The Hyperolius riggenbachi isolate aHypRig1 chromosome 3, aHypRig1.pri, whole genome shotgun sequence genome window below encodes:
- the LOC137561206 gene encoding uncharacterized protein — DIEEEEEEEEEEEEEEEEEEEEEEEEEEEEEEEEEEEEEEEEEEEEEEEEEEEEEEEEEDIEDEEEEEEEEEEEEEEEEEEEEEEDIEEEEDIEEEEEEEEEEEEEEEEEEEEEEEEDIEEEEEEEEEEEEEEEEEDIEEEEEEEEEEEEEEEEEEEEEEDIEEEEDIEEEEDIEKEEDEEEEEEEEEEEEEEEEIEEEDEEEEEEEEEEEEEEEEEEEEEDIEEEEDIEEEEDIEKEEDEEEEEEEEEEEEIEEEDEEEEEEEEEEEEEDIEEE; from the coding sequence gatatagaagaagaagaagaagaagaagaagaagaagaagaagaagaagaagaagaagaagaagaagaagaagaagaagaagaagaagaagaagaagaagaagaagaagaagaagaagaagaagaagaagaagaagaagaagaagaagaagaagaagaagaagaagaagaagaagaagatatagaagatgaagaagaagaagaagaagaagaagaagaagaagaagaagaagaagaagaagaagaagaagaagaagatatagaagaagaagaagatatagaagaagaagaagaagaagaagaagaagaagaagaagaagaagaagaagaagaagaagaagaagaagaagaagatatagaagaagaagaagaagaagaagaagaagaagaagaagaagaagaagaagaagatatagaagaagaagaagaagaagaagaagaagaagaagaagaagaagaagaagaagaagaagaagaagaagatatagaagaagaagaagatatagaagaagaagaagatatagaaaaagaagaagatgaagaagaagaagaagaagaagaagaagaagaagaagaagaagaagaaatagaagaagaagatgaagaagaagaagaagaagaagaagaagaagaagaagaagaagaagaagaagaagaagaagaagatatagaagaagaagaagatatagaagaagaagaagatatagaaaaagaagaagatgaagaagaagaagaagaagaagaagaagaagaagaaatagaagaagaagatgaagaagaagaagaagaagaagaagaagaagaagaagaagatatagaagaagaa